Below is a genomic region from bacterium.
CGACGAAGGAGGAAAAATCCTGGAGAGAATGTCTTTGGCAGACCCATGAGGCTGTCAACAAAGGGACAAAGGCATTCGAGACTGGCTCCTAACTATGAGGGGAGGGATTGATCACAAGCTCGTTGAGATGAAGGTCAAAATGAAAAGTTCAGAGCGGGATCTGAATGATGAAGAGAAGCGGGATAGACGCATACTCCTTGCCCTCTCATGGCTTTCAGTGGAGTCTAAGGAAGGCGCACCTAACAACCATATTGTGAAGAAACCCGAAGATGCTCTTAAAGAGATTCTAAAGAGCCGTGGAGTTTTGGATGCTGAAATCAGCCAATGGGTAGAAGATTGTTCTCCCTCGCTCTCTGCCTCTATCCGCGACGATGCCGTCTGGGTTAATAGAAGCAAGGCGTTTGATGAAGCTATTGGCAATTCGCTAAACCGTGATGAAGTCTGGGATATACTTGAGCCATTTTTCGGGAGCAAAGAGTCATATTTGAAATCTCTTAAAGCAACAGAAGATAGCCAAGACAACAAAGAGGCACAGGAAGAAGGAGCCAAAGATCTTATTCAGAAAGCCGGGCAGTGGTTAAGTAGTCGGTTTGGCACAGGCAAGGGTGCTGATTTTAGCAGGATGGCAGATGTTTATAAAAAGATTGCAGAATGGGCTGGTAATGCCTCATTTAAATCTGATCTTGTAAATGATCTTGTAAATGCATTGACGGAGTTTAATCCTCCATCAAAGGATATTAAAGGGGTATTAGCTTTAATCAGCGGTCCCGGCTATAAAAGCGGTACGCGAACCTTCCTGGAGAATAAAATCGGTGATCAAAATTTTCTCGTAACCTTGAAGGAAAAAGCTGAAGATGATGAAAGGAAATGTAGATATAAAGAAAAAACAAAGGGTAAGCGTGAT
It encodes:
- the cas12b gene encoding type V CRISPR-associated protein Cas12b, which codes for MRDWLLTMRGGIDHKLVEMKVKMKSSERDLNDEEKRDRRILLALSWLSVESKEGAPNNHIVKKPEDALKEILKSRGVLDAEISQWVEDCSPSLSASIRDDAVWVNRSKAFDEAIGNSLNRDEVWDILEPFFGSKESYLKSLKATEDSQDNKEAQEEGAKDLIQKAGQWLSSRFGTGKGADFSRMADVYKKIAEWAGNASFKSDLVNDLVNALTEFNPPSKDIKGVLALISGPGYKSGTRTFLENKIGDQNFLVTLKEKAEDDERKCRYKEKTKGKRDYANKVLKDVEKACGFTYLQDNGPARHKEFAVILDHAARRVSLVHTWIKRAEVERRKFEEDAKKINQIPREAKEWLNNFCGERSETSGAIESYRIKKRAVDGWKEIVKAWSKQECNTEEDRIAAAQALQDDRTSPTFYKSI